One window from the genome of Corynebacterium sp. SCR221107 encodes:
- a CDS encoding TetR family transcriptional regulator, with protein sequence MSASQTTDTARPAGLTLRGLSPEQVLAIADIVTSRFSCTVRDYQALAAIAGASTARFHGIATTEDVFTLARGVERIALALSPLSDRNATFASVVASVIIALNDRR encoded by the coding sequence ATGAGCGCATCTCAGACCACTGACACAGCACGTCCTGCTGGCCTAACTCTGCGCGGACTAAGTCCCGAACAGGTCCTAGCCATCGCCGATATTGTGACATCCCGCTTTTCTTGCACAGTCCGCGATTATCAGGCGCTAGCCGCCATCGCGGGGGCAAGTACCGCACGATTTCACGGTATTGCCACCACAGAGGATGTTTTCACCCTTGCCCGGGGGGTGGAAAGAATTGCACTTGCACTTTCCCCCTTAAGCGATCGCAATGCCACCTTCGCGTCAGTTGTGGCCAGTGTCATTATCGCCCTCAACGACCGCAGATAA
- the gyrA gene encoding DNA gyrase subunit A — protein sequence MSDDLLGDGFDRVRPIDLNEEMQTSYIDYAMSVIVGRALPEVRDGLKPVHRRILYAMYDSGYRPDRGYVKSARPVSDTMGQFHPHGDSAIYDTLVRLAQDWNMRYPLVDGQGNFGSRGNDGPAAMRYTECRLTPLAMEMVRDIRENTVDFSPNYDGKTQEPDVLPSRVPNLLMNGSNGIAVGMATNIPPHNLRELAEAIYWLLENPEAGDAEALEACMERVKGPDFPTAGLIVGTQGIKDAYSTGRGSIRMRGVTSIEEEGSRQTIVITELPFQVNPDNLISNIAEQVRDGKMAGISKIEDESSDRVGMRIVVTLKRDAVPRVVLNNLYKHSQLQTNFGANMLSIVDGVPRTLRLDQMLRLYVDHQIEVIVRRTQFRLDEAEKRAHILRGLVKALDMLDEVIALIRRSPTVDEARTGLMALLEVDEIQANAILEMQLRRLAALERQKIIDQLKEIELEIADLKDILATPERQRAIVRDELAEIVEKYGDERRTQIVAATGEVTEEDLIARENVVVTITSTGYAKRTKVDAYKSQKRGGKGVRGAELKQDDIVRHFFISSTHDWILFFTNFGRVYRLKAYELPEASRTARGQHVANLLEFQPEERIAQVIQIQSYEDAPYLVLATAQGRVKKSRLSDYDSARSGGLIAINLNEGDKLIGAALCSDEDDLLLVSEEGQSIRFTASDEQLRPMGRATAGVRGMRFRGDDQLLSMCVVREDGYLLVATSGGYGKRTAMKEYSAQGRGGVGVVTFKYNPKRGKLIGALAVDDEDEIFAITTAGGVIRTEVSQIRPSSRATMGVRLVNLEDGVELLAIDRNVEGEGEEVAEAVAKGESEGPADKARQESLLDNEAESGATPDVDGEE from the coding sequence ATGAGTGACGATCTCTTAGGAGACGGCTTCGACCGGGTGCGCCCGATCGACCTGAACGAAGAGATGCAGACCAGCTATATCGACTACGCCATGTCGGTCATCGTTGGTCGAGCCCTGCCCGAGGTGCGCGACGGACTCAAGCCCGTGCACCGCCGCATCCTGTACGCGATGTATGACTCCGGCTACCGCCCGGACCGTGGCTACGTGAAGTCCGCCCGACCGGTCTCGGACACAATGGGCCAGTTCCACCCCCACGGTGACTCCGCCATCTACGACACCCTGGTTCGCCTGGCGCAGGACTGGAACATGCGCTATCCGCTTGTCGACGGCCAAGGTAACTTCGGCTCCCGCGGCAACGACGGCCCGGCTGCTATGCGTTACACGGAGTGTCGCCTGACCCCGCTGGCGATGGAGATGGTCCGCGACATTCGCGAAAATACCGTGGACTTCTCCCCGAACTACGACGGCAAGACCCAAGAGCCGGATGTCTTGCCCTCGCGCGTGCCGAACCTGCTGATGAACGGCTCCAACGGCATCGCCGTCGGCATGGCCACCAACATCCCGCCGCACAACCTCCGCGAGCTGGCCGAGGCCATCTACTGGCTGCTGGAAAACCCGGAGGCAGGAGACGCAGAGGCCCTCGAGGCCTGCATGGAACGCGTGAAGGGACCGGATTTCCCCACCGCTGGCCTCATCGTGGGCACTCAGGGCATCAAGGACGCCTACTCCACCGGCCGCGGTTCCATCCGCATGCGCGGCGTGACCTCCATCGAAGAAGAGGGTAGCCGCCAGACCATCGTGATCACTGAGCTGCCGTTCCAGGTCAACCCGGATAACCTCATCTCCAACATCGCGGAGCAGGTGCGCGACGGCAAGATGGCGGGCATCTCCAAGATCGAGGACGAGTCCTCCGACCGCGTGGGCATGCGCATCGTGGTCACCCTCAAGCGCGACGCTGTGCCGCGCGTGGTGCTCAACAATCTCTACAAGCACTCCCAGCTGCAGACCAACTTCGGTGCGAACATGCTCTCCATCGTCGACGGTGTGCCACGCACCCTGCGCCTGGATCAGATGCTGCGCCTGTATGTCGATCACCAGATCGAGGTCATCGTGCGCCGCACCCAGTTCCGCCTCGACGAGGCTGAGAAGCGCGCCCACATCCTGCGCGGTTTGGTCAAGGCGCTGGACATGCTCGACGAGGTCATCGCGCTGATCCGTCGCTCGCCGACCGTCGACGAGGCCCGCACCGGCCTTATGGCTCTGCTCGAGGTCGACGAGATCCAGGCGAACGCCATCCTAGAGATGCAGCTGCGCCGCCTGGCAGCCCTGGAGCGACAGAAGATCATCGACCAATTGAAGGAAATCGAGCTCGAGATCGCCGATCTGAAGGACATCCTGGCTACCCCGGAGCGTCAGCGCGCCATCGTCCGCGACGAGCTTGCGGAGATCGTGGAAAAGTACGGCGACGAGCGCCGCACCCAGATCGTCGCCGCCACCGGCGAGGTCACCGAGGAAGACCTCATCGCCCGCGAGAACGTGGTGGTCACCATCACCTCCACCGGCTACGCAAAGCGCACCAAGGTCGACGCCTACAAGTCCCAGAAGCGTGGCGGCAAGGGTGTGCGTGGCGCGGAGCTCAAGCAGGACGATATCGTGCGTCACTTCTTCATCAGCTCCACCCACGACTGGATCCTCTTCTTTACTAATTTCGGCCGTGTTTACCGCCTCAAGGCCTACGAGTTGCCTGAGGCTTCTCGCACCGCGCGCGGCCAGCACGTGGCTAACCTGCTGGAATTCCAGCCGGAGGAGCGCATCGCCCAGGTCATCCAGATCCAGAGCTACGAGGACGCCCCGTACCTGGTTTTGGCAACAGCCCAGGGTCGCGTGAAGAAGTCGCGCCTGTCTGACTACGACTCCGCCCGCTCCGGTGGCCTGATCGCCATCAACTTGAACGAGGGCGACAAGCTCATCGGTGCCGCCCTGTGCTCGGACGAGGACGACTTGCTGCTGGTGTCGGAGGAAGGCCAGTCCATTCGCTTTACCGCCTCCGACGAGCAGCTGCGCCCGATGGGTCGCGCGACCGCCGGCGTGCGCGGCATGCGCTTCCGCGGCGACGACCAGCTACTGTCCATGTGCGTGGTGCGCGAGGATGGTTACCTGCTGGTTGCCACCAGCGGCGGCTATGGCAAGCGCACCGCTATGAAGGAATACTCTGCACAGGGCCGCGGTGGCGTGGGTGTTGTCACCTTCAAGTACAACCCGAAGCGTGGCAAGCTCATTGGCGCCCTTGCCGTCGATGATGAGGACGAGATCTTCGCCATCACCACCGCCGGCGGCGTCATCCGCACCGAGGTCTCCCAGATCCGTCCGTCCTCGCGTGCGACGATGGGCGTGCGCCTGGTCAACCTGGAAGACGGCGTGGAGCTGCTGGCCATCGACCGCAACGTCGAGGGCGAGGGCGAGGAGGTTGCCGAGGCCGTCGCCAAGGGCGAGTCCGAGGGGCCTGCCGACAAGGCCCGCCA
- a CDS encoding DUF6918 family protein, whose translation MSSLNDLLGPQREAVVADLSALVENTVSNQSGISGMALKGLVSAAKKVDGNIVPKGLNRLLPELAANLDPQWQGFQSSGEADFGAYLAAHKDEVVASVLSVADKAAASSNIPALDKGYKAIRGKAGDFIDPVLPELGALIVKHMD comes from the coding sequence GTGAGCTCACTTAATGATCTCCTCGGCCCGCAGCGCGAAGCCGTGGTCGCCGACCTCAGCGCGCTCGTGGAGAACACCGTCAGCAATCAGTCCGGCATCTCCGGCATGGCCCTCAAGGGCTTGGTTTCGGCCGCGAAGAAGGTTGATGGAAACATCGTTCCCAAGGGCCTCAACCGCCTGCTTCCCGAGCTGGCCGCAAACCTCGACCCGCAGTGGCAGGGCTTTCAGTCCTCCGGCGAGGCCGACTTCGGCGCCTACCTGGCAGCTCACAAGGATGAGGTCGTAGCCTCCGTCCTCTCCGTTGCCGATAAGGCCGCTGCCAGCTCCAACATCCCGGCCCTGGACAAGGGCTATAAGGCCATCCGCGGCAAGGCCGGTGACTTCATCGACCCAGTTCTCCCGGAGCTTGGCGCGCTCATCGTCAAGCATATGGACTAA
- a CDS encoding CopG family transcriptional regulator, with product MAMTLRLTPEQDRALTLLAQVSGTSKQEAAARAIVSTAARTLADEEVRQLAISMLDDVAATAEILKPHRAETGPHPLGRRPQA from the coding sequence ATGGCTATGACTTTGAGGTTGACCCCGGAACAAGATCGCGCGCTCACCTTGCTCGCCCAGGTAAGCGGCACCAGCAAGCAAGAGGCCGCCGCCCGCGCGATCGTCTCCACCGCCGCCCGCACGCTTGCCGACGAGGAGGTGCGCCAACTTGCCATCAGCATGCTTGACGACGTCGCCGCTACCGCCGAAATACTCAAGCCCCACCGCGCCGAAACCGGCCCCCACCCCTTAGGCCGCCGGCCACAGGCCTAA